The genomic stretch GCCGACTGCTCCACGTCCGGGGCCACCACCCGCACCTCGCCAAAAGCAGCGGCCACCTCGGCCAGGGCCAGCAAACCGGGGCTGTAGATGCCGTCGTCGTTGGTTACCAGTATCCGCATCGGTTACCTCTCCAGACTGAGCTTGCTGACCATTCGTCAGACCGGGGTCAGCCTGGTCAAGCAAATGTCAGGAAGCGTACCAACACCTTCTGACAAAGGCGATTTAATCTCAGACGAAGCATGGTTAGCGTGCTTATCCCAACCTACAACCGCCCCCAACTGCTGCTGCGGGCGCTGCGCTCATTACAACTCCAGCTCTACTCCGACTGGGAGGCCGTGGTGGTGGACGATGGCGATGGCTCAGGCATCCTGGCCGCCCACGGCCTGCGCGACCCCCGCATCCTGGCCGTGCGCAACGCAGGCAGGGGCCAGGTAGAGGCCCGCAACACCGGGCTGGCCCAGGCCTCCGGACAGATTATTGCGCTGTTGGATGACGATGATTGGTGGCTCGACCCCACCCACCTGCACCGGGTGGTGCGGGCGCTCAAGGCCCAAGCAGGACTGGTTTACCGGGGGGGCTACCTGGTGCTGGAACGCGATGGGCTCGAGCTAGAGCGCATCCCCTTCGACTTCAGCGCCAGCCCCCAGTCGCTCCAGCGCGACAACCACCTGCTGGCCTCAGGCACCGCCTACCCCCGCTTTCTGCACGATGCGCTAGGCCCCTTCGACCCCGAGATGGCCGACTACTGGGACTGGGACTGGTACCTGCGGGTCACCGGGGCCGGCTATCCCCTCATTCAGTTGCCGGGCCGGGGCGTGGCAGTTTCCATGCACGGGGGCAATATGTCCTATGCAGCCCGGCTGGAGGAACGCCAGAAAAACCTCGACAGGCTCTCGAGCAAGCACGGGCTGGGCCAGCTAAAACTCAAAGATCACCGCATCATTGCAGGTGCGGCCTGAGCCGGGTACCCGGGTTCGTTCTCTTTAAAACCCCTCTACTTGCCCAGCTTCTGACCATCCCGCTTACCCCCCCAGCGCCGCTGCTGCCCGCTGGGGGTAAGGATGAAGCTATTGCGGTCATCGGCGATCTGAGCCCGTAAAATCTCCAGCACCTTGCGCTTGAGCCGCGGGGCCAGAATGGGGAAAAACAGCTCGTAGCGGCGGTCGAGGTTGCGCGGCATCAGGTCGGCGCTACCAGCCCAGACCCGCCATTTGCCCCCGGCCTTGAAGGCCACCGCGCGGGCATGCTCCAGAAAGCGCCCCACCAGGCTCTTAACCTCCACCCCTTCCCAGAGGGTGGTCAGGGTGCTGCGGACAATCAGATGTACGCGGGCTCCTCGGTTCAGGGCCTCCTCCAGGGCTTGCAGGAGGGGGGGGTCGGTGATGTGGTTGAACTTCAGGATAATCTCGCCCTTCTTGTGGGCCTCGGCCTGGATGCTTTCCAGCAGCAGGTCGCGGATGGCAGGGCCCGTCCGCAAGGTAGCCAGCACCGGCGTCTGCTGCTGTTCCAAAGCCTCAAAAAAGGTACGCACATCGGCAGTAAGGGCTGGGTGAGTCGAGAAAAGGGAAAGGTCGGTGTAGAGCCGCCCGTTAATGGGGTTGTAGTTACCGGTACCCAGGTGAACGTACTCACTGCCAGCCCGACGCACGTAGAGGGCCTTGGCGTGAACCTTCTTGCTCGGCAGCGGCAGCACCCGCACCCCGGCCCCGGCAAAGCGCAGGTTCCACTCGAGGTTGGCCAGTTCATCGAAGCGGGCCCGGCCCTCCAGCAGCACCGCCACGTCCTTGCCGGCCCTGGCGGCCTGGATGAGCGACTGGGCGATGCCGTTCTCCTCGCCAATGCGGTAGAGGGTAGCCCGCAGGGCCTCCACCTT from Meiothermus cerbereus DSM 11376 encodes the following:
- a CDS encoding glycosyltransferase family 2 protein, with product MVSVLIPTYNRPQLLLRALRSLQLQLYSDWEAVVVDDGDGSGILAAHGLRDPRILAVRNAGRGQVEARNTGLAQASGQIIALLDDDDWWLDPTHLHRVVRALKAQAGLVYRGGYLVLERDGLELERIPFDFSASPQSLQRDNHLLASGTAYPRFLHDALGPFDPEMADYWDWDWYLRVTGAGYPLIQLPGRGVAVSMHGGNMSYAARLEERQKNLDRLSSKHGLGQLKLKDHRIIAGAA